In Accipiter gentilis chromosome 21, bAccGen1.1, whole genome shotgun sequence, one DNA window encodes the following:
- the COPS7A gene encoding COP9 signalosome complex subunit 7a — protein sequence MAAEGKVTGQSQEQFLLLAKAARGAALASLIHQVLEAPGIYVFGELLDMPAVRELADGEFSPVFRLLTIFAYGTYADYLAEAANLPPLTEAQKNKLRHLSVVTLAAKIKCIPYSVLLEQLQLKNVRQLEDLVIEAVYADVLRGSLDQRNQRLEVDYSIGRDIRREELSTITRTLQEWCQGCEVVLSGIEEQVSRANQHKEQQLALKQQIESEVANLKKTIKVTTAAAAAATSQDPEQHLTELREPAPGTNQRQASKKTSKAKGLRGSAKIWSKSN from the exons ATGGCGGCCGAGGGGAAGGTGAcggggcagagccaggagcagttcctgctgctggccaaggcggCCCGCGGCGCCGCCCTCGCCAGCCTCATCCACCAAGTGCTGGAGGCCCCGGGCATCTACGTTTTCGGGGAGCTGCTGGACATGCCCGCCGTCCGGGAG CTGGCCGACGGCGAGTTTTCCCCCGTCTTTCGGCTCCTGACCATCTTTGCCTACGGTACCTACGCGGACTACTTGG CTGAAGCAGCAAACCTCCCTCCCTTGACAGAGGCTCAGAAGAACAAGCTGAGGCACCTGTCAGTCGTCACTTTGGCTGCCAAGATCAAG TGCATCCCCTActcagtgctgctggagcagTTACAGCTGAAGAACGTCCGGCAACTAGAGGACCTCGTGATTGAGGCTGTGTATGCAGATGTGCTGCGAGGGAGCTTGGATCAGCGGAACCAGCGCCTGGAGGTGGATTACAGCATTGGGAGGGACATCCGGAGGGAGGAGCTAAGCACCATCACCCGCACATTGCAGGAGTG GTGCCAGGGCTGCGAGGTTGTCTTGTCGGGCATTGAAGAACAGGTTAGCCGAGCCAACCAACATAAAGAACAACAGCTGGCACTTAAGCAGCAGATAGAGAGCGAG GTGGCAAACCTGAAGAAGACCATTAAAGTGACGACAGCAGCCGCTGCAGCAGCCACATCCCAAGACCCGGAACAGCACCTAACAGAGCTCAGGGAGCCGGCCCCTGGCACCAACCAGCGCCAGGCGAGCAAGAAAACTTCCAAAGCCAAAGG